The proteins below are encoded in one region of Tolumonas auensis DSM 9187:
- a CDS encoding TetR/AcrR family transcriptional regulator, whose translation MSEMTVTSPESDRAAQRRNQVLDAAAVCFRNHGFHGASMAQISKTAGMSPGHIYHYFDNKEAIISAIVERDMEEMMEWTEIFYSSDDILQSMLDGVTCGVEANTNPDCAALMLEIMAESARNPQIAATVQKSNQIGRQRLSDLLIKEMAQRCAVSTVDVQVKTDLIAAMFDGLLMKSVHNPTMDKEALTVLMRQVMLFVLTL comes from the coding sequence ATGAGCGAAATGACAGTGACTTCTCCGGAATCAGATCGTGCAGCACAACGCCGGAATCAGGTGTTAGATGCAGCGGCGGTCTGTTTTCGGAATCATGGTTTTCATGGGGCCAGTATGGCACAGATCTCCAAAACAGCGGGAATGAGTCCGGGTCATATTTATCACTATTTCGACAATAAAGAAGCCATCATCTCTGCGATTGTAGAACGCGATATGGAAGAAATGATGGAGTGGACAGAAATATTCTACTCATCCGATGACATTCTCCAATCCATGTTAGATGGCGTTACTTGTGGTGTGGAAGCGAATACAAATCCGGATTGTGCCGCCTTGATGCTGGAAATTATGGCGGAATCAGCCCGTAACCCGCAAATCGCAGCAACCGTGCAGAAATCGAATCAGATAGGCCGGCAGCGCCTGAGCGATTTGTTAATCAAAGAAATGGCTCAGCGCTGTGCGGTATCCACTGTGGATGTTCAGGTTAAAACTGATCTCATCGCGGCTATGTTTGATGGCCTGCTGATGAAGAGTGTTCATAACCCCACCATGGATAAAGAAGCGCTGACGGTGTTGATGCGTCAGGTCATGCTATTTGTGCTGACTCTCTGA
- a CDS encoding efflux transporter outer membrane subunit, whose amino-acid sequence MIKRPIAFLVSLLLAGCSLAPDYQRPAAPIPAGYDTSSASTIAAVKATDWQQAFTDPALQKLIDTALQNNRDLRIAILNVEAYQAQYRIQRAAQLPTLTASGYQARQRIPSTYSGTADAISNTDSATVGISAYELDLFGRVQSLKDQALENYLAQEETQRSTQLSLIANVATAYMTLLADQDLLRLAEQTAKSYEQSYQLIEQRYQAGISSSLDVSQSRSNLESVRSSLAQYRRQVTLDKNALRLLMGTNIPAGLSSGLPEQDLTLLSPLGADIPSTLLTRRPDILAAEHSLKAANANIGAARAAFFPTISLTANAGSMSSSLNKLFDAGSGTWLFQPNISLPIFDWGSRDAQLDVAKVQEKIEVATYEKAIQTAFQEVSDGLAAQDGYRDQLQAQQALVDANRTYYQLAQSRYEKGVDSYLTLLDAQRSLFSAEQGLVSTRLALLSNRVSLFKALGGGWQQK is encoded by the coding sequence ATGATTAAACGCCCTATCGCGTTCCTGGTTTCCCTGTTACTGGCAGGCTGTTCACTGGCACCGGACTATCAGCGTCCGGCCGCCCCTATCCCTGCCGGATACGATACTTCATCCGCCAGTACCATCGCGGCGGTAAAAGCAACCGACTGGCAGCAGGCATTTACCGATCCTGCATTGCAAAAGCTGATCGATACCGCATTACAGAACAACCGCGATCTACGGATCGCCATTCTGAATGTGGAAGCCTATCAGGCACAGTACCGCATCCAGCGTGCGGCCCAGTTACCAACGCTGACCGCATCCGGCTATCAGGCCAGACAGCGGATCCCAAGCACCTACAGCGGAACCGCTGATGCCATCAGTAACACCGATTCCGCGACTGTGGGCATCAGTGCCTATGAGCTGGATCTGTTCGGCCGGGTGCAAAGCCTGAAGGATCAGGCGCTGGAAAATTATCTGGCGCAGGAAGAAACTCAACGTAGCACACAGCTGAGTCTGATTGCCAACGTGGCGACCGCCTATATGACCCTGCTGGCGGATCAGGATCTGCTGCGGCTGGCCGAGCAGACAGCCAAAAGCTATGAACAGAGTTATCAGCTGATTGAGCAACGCTATCAGGCCGGTATCTCATCGTCGCTGGATGTCAGTCAGTCCCGCTCTAACTTAGAGAGTGTTCGTTCCAGTCTGGCACAGTACCGCCGTCAGGTCACACTGGATAAAAATGCACTGCGCCTGCTGATGGGAACTAATATTCCGGCTGGCTTATCTTCCGGCTTGCCGGAACAGGATCTGACATTACTGTCACCGCTCGGTGCCGATATACCGTCTACCCTGCTGACCCGTCGTCCTGATATTCTGGCGGCAGAACATTCACTAAAAGCGGCTAATGCCAATATTGGTGCAGCACGCGCGGCGTTCTTCCCGACTATCAGCCTGACCGCGAATGCCGGCAGCATGAGCTCCTCGCTGAACAAGCTGTTTGACGCGGGTTCAGGCACCTGGCTATTCCAGCCAAACATCAGTCTGCCAATCTTTGACTGGGGCAGCCGCGATGCACAACTGGATGTCGCCAAAGTGCAGGAAAAAATCGAAGTTGCGACCTATGAAAAAGCGATTCAGACCGCTTTCCAAGAGGTCTCAGATGGTTTAGCCGCGCAGGATGGCTACCGGGATCAACTCCAGGCACAGCAAGCGCTGGTGGATGCCAACAGAACCTATTATCAGCTGGCACAAAGCCGTTACGAGAAAGGGGTTGATAGCTATCTGACTCTGCTGGATGCCCAGCGCTCACTGTTCTCTGCGGAACAGGGGCTGGTCAGCACCCGTCTTGCACTGCTCAGCAACCGGGTCAGCCTGTTTAAAGCACTCGGTGGTGGCTGGCAGCAAAAGTAA
- the kup gene encoding low affinity potassium transporter Kup has translation MDAHQKQSLPAVTLAAIGVVYGDIGTSPLYTFKECFSPHIGLPPTQQVVYGFLSLIFWALILVVSVKYLAFVLRADNRGEGGILTLMSLAGRNTYAGTTTVLLVLGLIGGGFFYGEVVITPAMSVLSALEGLSVATPALTPYILPVAIAVLTALFVIQKHGTGSVGKLFGPVMLLWFFSLGTLGAISIFKNPQVLAALNPHWAIQFFLTYKTVAFFSLGSVVLAITGVEALYADMGHFGKFPIQLAWFTVALPALLLNYFGQGALILSNPEAIANPFFMLAPEWLVFPMVILSTMATVIASQAVISGVFSLTRQAVRLGYLPGMNILHTSEVEAGQIYIPFVNWMLYIAVLIVVVTFRESTNLAAAYGIAVTGTMVITTILACTVAHYNWDWPRRVVKIILISLLLIDVPLFLANVVKFFAGGWLPVMLGAIMFMVMATWKWERFLLLRQLSRMSMPLESFVAMVEKETPQKVPGTAIYLSRTQQGIPHALLHNLNHNHVLHERIVLMTFRTQDVPYVDPDQHIEIKSLSPNVWRISATYGFHETPDVYEVFRRCAMKGMAFNLNTTSFFLSRETLLPSHRSILARLRAALFIWLSKNSLRTNDFIHVPADRVVEMGVQVEV, from the coding sequence ATGGATGCGCATCAGAAACAATCGTTGCCAGCAGTTACACTGGCAGCGATCGGCGTGGTGTACGGCGATATCGGCACCAGCCCGTTGTATACCTTCAAAGAGTGCTTTTCGCCGCATATTGGTTTGCCGCCGACACAACAAGTGGTCTATGGATTCCTGTCACTGATCTTTTGGGCATTGATACTGGTGGTATCAGTGAAATATCTGGCATTTGTACTGCGTGCAGATAACCGTGGTGAAGGCGGCATTCTGACCCTGATGTCACTGGCCGGCCGTAACACATATGCCGGTACCACAACGGTGCTACTGGTACTGGGTTTGATCGGCGGCGGGTTCTTTTATGGTGAGGTGGTGATCACCCCTGCCATGTCGGTACTTTCGGCACTGGAAGGGTTAAGTGTTGCCACACCGGCACTGACCCCCTACATTCTGCCTGTCGCCATTGCAGTACTAACCGCACTGTTCGTGATCCAAAAACACGGTACTGGCAGTGTCGGTAAATTATTTGGTCCGGTGATGCTACTCTGGTTCTTTTCGCTCGGCACACTCGGCGCTATTAGTATCTTCAAAAACCCGCAGGTACTGGCAGCACTGAATCCACACTGGGCGATCCAGTTCTTCCTCACCTATAAAACCGTCGCGTTCTTCTCATTAGGTTCGGTCGTTCTGGCGATCACCGGGGTGGAGGCGCTGTACGCAGATATGGGACATTTCGGTAAATTCCCGATCCAGCTGGCGTGGTTTACCGTCGCCTTACCGGCGTTGCTGCTGAATTATTTTGGTCAGGGTGCCTTGATCCTGAGTAATCCGGAAGCGATTGCAAACCCGTTTTTCATGCTGGCACCGGAATGGCTGGTCTTCCCGATGGTTATTCTGTCGACAATGGCTACGGTGATTGCCTCGCAGGCAGTGATCTCCGGGGTCTTCTCTCTGACACGTCAGGCCGTTCGTCTGGGTTACTTACCGGGTATGAACATCCTGCATACTTCAGAAGTTGAAGCGGGGCAGATTTACATTCCGTTTGTAAACTGGATGCTCTACATCGCCGTTCTGATCGTTGTGGTCACATTCCGCGAATCCACCAATCTGGCTGCTGCCTATGGTATCGCCGTAACCGGCACCATGGTGATCACGACCATTCTTGCCTGTACCGTGGCGCACTATAACTGGGACTGGCCGAGACGGGTGGTTAAAATCATTCTTATCAGTCTGTTACTGATTGATGTTCCGCTATTTCTGGCTAACGTCGTCAAGTTCTTCGCCGGTGGCTGGCTACCCGTTATGTTAGGCGCCATCATGTTTATGGTGATGGCGACCTGGAAATGGGAACGCTTTCTGTTGCTGCGGCAACTCAGCCGCATGAGTATGCCGCTGGAAAGTTTTGTCGCTATGGTGGAAAAAGAGACACCCCAGAAAGTACCGGGCACAGCCATTTATCTGTCGCGAACCCAGCAGGGTATTCCGCATGCACTGTTGCATAATCTGAATCACAACCATGTGCTGCATGAACGGATCGTACTGATGACTTTCCGAACTCAGGACGTGCCATATGTGGATCCAGACCAGCATATCGAGATCAAATCATTGTCACCGAATGTATGGCGCATTTCAGCGACCTACGGTTTCCATGAAACACCCGATGTGTATGAGGTGTTCCGCCGTTGTGCAATGAAAGGCATGGCGTTTAACCTGAATACCACCTCGTTCTTCCTGTCACGCGAGACGTTGCTCCCGTCACATCGATCAATCCTGGCACGATTACGAGCCGCATTGTTCATCTGGCTAAGCAAAAACTCGCTGCGTACCAACGACTTTATCCATGTACCGGCCGATCGGGTGGTGGAAATGGGTGTACAGGTCGAAGTATAA
- the uvrD gene encoding DNA helicase II, producing MDISHLLDGLNDKQRDVVAAPLQNMLVLAGAGSGKTRVLVHRIAWLLQIEQVSPHSILAVTFTNKAAAEMRGRIERLLGNSLGFGRGGMWIGTFHGLAHRLLRAHPLDANLPEDFQIIDSDDQLRLLKRILRNLNLDEKQWVPRAVAGYINSKKDEGLRPHHIDVYDPVGRTYQKIYATYQETCDRAGLVDFAELLLRAHELWLHKPHLLEHYQQRFRHILVDEFQDTNGIQYAWIRMLAGDSSKVMIVGDDDQSIYGWRGARVENIQRFMQDFDDVQTIRLEQNYRSTSTILKAANQLIANNSARLGKELWTDGVAGESISVYAAFNEIDEARFVVSRLKAWREQGNSLLDAAILYRNNAQSRILEEALMQEQLPYRIYGGLRFFERQEIKDAIAYLRLLSNHSDDASFERVVNTPTRGIGDRTLGLIREAARDRSLNLWQSAWQLCEQGVLAGRAANAVRNFLALINQLETDTSELPLHVQVDRVIRQSGLWTHYENEKGEKGQSRIENLEELVNATRLFRPAEEYLDMSPLTAFLAHATLESGDKQADEFDEAVQLMTLHSAKGLEFPLVFMVGVEEGMFPSQQSSEEPGRLEEERRLCYVGMTRAMQKLYLTHAESRRLYGKESYNRPSRFLKELPSDCLEEIRLRTQVGWSNSAQSQSRFSQEKLQDSFASTGFKLGQRVLHPTFGEGVVLNYEGVGAQSRVQVNFATAGSKWLVVAYARLEAI from the coding sequence ATGGATATCTCCCACCTGCTGGATGGTCTGAACGATAAACAACGCGACGTCGTTGCAGCTCCGCTGCAAAACATGCTGGTACTGGCTGGTGCCGGTAGTGGCAAGACCCGGGTGCTGGTTCATCGCATTGCCTGGTTGTTACAGATCGAGCAGGTATCCCCGCACAGCATTCTGGCCGTAACCTTCACCAACAAAGCGGCCGCAGAGATGCGCGGACGTATTGAACGTCTGCTCGGAAACAGTCTCGGTTTTGGCCGCGGCGGCATGTGGATCGGCACCTTTCATGGTTTGGCTCATCGTCTGCTGCGGGCTCATCCGCTGGATGCCAATCTGCCGGAAGATTTTCAGATCATCGACAGCGATGATCAGTTGCGGCTGCTGAAACGCATTCTGCGGAACCTGAATCTGGACGAAAAGCAGTGGGTACCCCGCGCCGTTGCCGGTTATATCAACAGCAAAAAAGACGAAGGCTTACGTCCGCACCATATTGATGTTTATGATCCGGTGGGCCGCACCTACCAGAAAATTTATGCCACCTATCAGGAAACCTGTGATCGTGCCGGTTTAGTCGATTTTGCCGAACTGCTGCTGCGGGCCCATGAGTTATGGCTGCATAAACCCCATCTGCTGGAACACTATCAGCAACGCTTCCGCCATATTCTGGTGGATGAATTTCAGGATACTAACGGCATTCAATACGCCTGGATCCGCATGCTCGCCGGTGACAGCAGCAAGGTGATGATCGTCGGGGATGATGACCAGTCCATCTACGGCTGGCGTGGTGCCCGCGTGGAGAACATCCAGCGTTTCATGCAGGATTTTGACGACGTACAAACCATCCGTCTGGAACAGAATTACCGTTCCACCAGCACCATATTGAAAGCGGCTAACCAGCTTATTGCCAACAACTCAGCCCGGCTGGGTAAAGAACTCTGGACGGATGGTGTCGCTGGCGAATCAATTTCCGTCTATGCCGCCTTCAATGAAATTGATGAAGCCCGCTTTGTAGTCAGTCGCCTGAAAGCCTGGCGCGAACAGGGTAACAGCTTGCTGGACGCCGCCATTTTATACCGGAACAACGCCCAGTCGCGCATTCTGGAAGAGGCGCTGATGCAGGAACAGTTACCGTATCGTATCTACGGTGGTCTGCGCTTCTTCGAACGTCAGGAGATCAAAGATGCCATCGCTTACCTGCGTCTGCTCAGCAATCACAGTGACGATGCCTCCTTTGAACGCGTCGTTAACACCCCAACCCGCGGCATCGGCGATCGGACGCTGGGCCTTATCCGGGAAGCAGCTCGTGACCGGAGCCTGAACCTGTGGCAATCCGCCTGGCAGTTGTGTGAGCAGGGTGTGCTGGCTGGCCGGGCTGCCAATGCGGTGCGTAACTTTCTCGCGCTAATCAATCAGCTGGAAACCGATACGTCAGAATTACCGCTGCATGTGCAGGTCGATCGGGTGATCCGCCAGTCCGGTTTATGGACGCATTACGAAAACGAGAAAGGTGAAAAGGGTCAGTCACGTATCGAAAACCTGGAAGAACTGGTCAACGCCACCCGGTTATTTCGTCCGGCCGAAGAATATCTGGATATGAGCCCGCTGACCGCCTTTCTGGCACATGCCACGCTGGAGTCCGGCGATAAACAGGCGGATGAATTTGACGAAGCGGTACAGCTGATGACACTGCACAGCGCCAAAGGGCTCGAATTCCCGCTGGTCTTTATGGTGGGTGTTGAAGAAGGCATGTTCCCCAGCCAGCAGAGTTCGGAAGAACCGGGACGCCTCGAAGAAGAACGCCGTCTCTGCTATGTCGGCATGACCCGAGCGATGCAGAAGCTCTATCTGACGCATGCGGAAAGCCGCCGTCTGTACGGGAAAGAGAGTTACAACCGCCCCAGCCGCTTTCTGAAAGAGTTGCCCAGTGACTGTCTGGAAGAAATCCGGCTGCGGACACAGGTCGGCTGGAGTAACAGCGCTCAGTCGCAAAGCCGTTTTAGTCAGGAAAAGCTGCAGGACAGTTTCGCCAGTACCGGTTTTAAACTGGGTCAACGGGTGCTGCATCCGACCTTTGGTGAAGGTGTGGTGCTTAACTATGAAGGCGTCGGTGCACAAAGCCGGGTGCAGGTAAACTTTGCCACAGCTGGCAGCAAATGGCTGGTCGTTGCCTATGCCCGTCTGGAAGCTATTTAA
- a CDS encoding efflux RND transporter permease subunit, with translation MSRFFIDRPIFAWVIAIVIMLAGALAIKSLPIEQYPTIAPPSVRISTSYPGASAQTVEDSVTQVLEQNMTGIDNLLYMSSQSDSSGNVTVSLSFLAGTNADTAQVQVQNKVQQALSSLPQTVQDQGVRVEKSTESFLMVAGLISENGEMDQSDISDYMVTNIKEPLSRIKGVGTVQIFGSQYAMRVWLDPNKLNSFNLTPGDVTSAITSQNTQISVGQLGATPAVAGQQFNATITGQGRLTSMDEFKNILLKVNTNGSQVRLRDVARVELGAESYNAVSRYNGKPASGIAIRLASNANALDTAELVKAKMADLSKYFPTGLKVVYPFDTTTFVKISISEVAQTLVEAVILVFFIMYLFLQNFRATLIPTIAVPVVLLGTFGIMSVFGYTINTLTMFGLVLAIGLLVDDAIVVVENVERVMSEEGLSPLEATRKSMDQITGALIGIALVLSAVFVPMAFFSGSTGAIYRQFSLTIVSAMALSVVVALILTPALCATMLKPVPKGDHGIQTGFFGWFNHMFERNSRRYRNTVGRILQRSGRMLVIYVVLLLGLVWLFTRMPTSFLPEEDQGIALTMVQLPTGATQERTLKVLDKVSDHFTTAEKKNVESVFTVAGFSFAGSGQNMGLAFVKLKDWSERKASDDAASAIIGRAMGAFSQIKDASIFAFNMSSIPALGNSSGFDLYLQDRGGLGHEKLIEARNQLLGMAAKEPSLTRVRPNGMEDTPQYNINIDYEKAMALGLTVSDINSTLSTAWGSNYVNDFIDRGRVKKVYVQADAPFRMQPEHLQLWYVRNAQEQMVPFSAFAEGNWSYGSPRLERYNGSSAIDIVGEAAEGYTTGEAMATMTRLISQLPEGIGFEWTGLSYQEQESGSQAPALYAISLLVVFLCLAALYESWTIPFSVMLIVPLGVVGALAAATLRGLSNDIFFQVGLLTTIGLAAKNAILIVEFAKELFDKGMGIKQAVIEASRMRLRPILMTSLAFILGVFPLVISSGAGASGRHAIGTGVTGGMIAATVLAIFYVPSFFVLVMKYFSKHRHSLRAPTSAEKHHD, from the coding sequence ATGTCCAGATTTTTTATTGATCGCCCGATTTTCGCCTGGGTAATCGCAATAGTGATCATGCTTGCCGGGGCACTGGCAATTAAGTCTTTACCCATAGAGCAATATCCGACGATTGCTCCACCATCCGTGCGTATCAGTACCAGCTACCCGGGAGCCTCAGCTCAGACTGTAGAAGACAGTGTGACCCAGGTACTGGAACAAAACATGACCGGTATTGATAACCTGCTGTATATGTCATCGCAAAGTGACTCCAGCGGCAATGTGACGGTCTCCTTAAGTTTTCTTGCCGGTACCAATGCCGATACAGCGCAGGTCCAGGTACAGAACAAGGTGCAGCAGGCGTTAAGCTCGCTGCCACAAACAGTACAGGATCAAGGGGTTCGCGTAGAAAAATCCACCGAATCATTTCTGATGGTTGCCGGTTTGATCTCTGAGAATGGTGAGATGGATCAGTCAGATATCAGTGACTATATGGTCACCAATATCAAAGAACCGCTCAGTCGTATCAAAGGTGTGGGTACCGTACAAATCTTTGGTTCGCAGTATGCGATGCGCGTCTGGCTGGATCCGAACAAACTCAACAGCTTCAATCTGACACCGGGCGATGTCACCAGCGCCATTACGTCGCAGAATACGCAGATCTCTGTCGGTCAGTTGGGTGCTACCCCTGCTGTTGCCGGACAACAGTTTAATGCCACCATCACCGGTCAGGGTCGTCTGACCAGCATGGATGAATTTAAAAACATCCTGCTGAAAGTGAATACCAATGGTTCACAGGTACGTCTGCGTGATGTTGCCCGGGTCGAGCTCGGTGCGGAAAGTTATAACGCCGTCAGCCGCTATAATGGTAAACCTGCATCGGGTATTGCTATCCGTTTGGCAAGTAATGCAAATGCGTTAGATACAGCCGAGCTGGTTAAAGCCAAGATGGCAGATTTATCAAAGTATTTCCCGACAGGTCTGAAAGTTGTTTATCCGTTTGATACTACGACTTTCGTTAAGATCTCTATCTCTGAAGTAGCACAAACGCTGGTTGAAGCCGTGATACTGGTGTTCTTCATCATGTATCTGTTCCTGCAAAACTTCAGGGCAACCCTGATCCCGACCATTGCCGTACCGGTGGTACTGCTGGGTACATTCGGCATCATGTCGGTATTCGGTTATACCATTAACACCCTGACCATGTTCGGGCTGGTACTGGCCATCGGCCTGCTAGTGGATGACGCGATCGTCGTTGTTGAAAACGTCGAACGTGTGATGTCCGAGGAAGGGCTGTCACCGCTGGAAGCTACCCGGAAATCCATGGATCAGATCACCGGCGCACTGATCGGTATCGCACTGGTGCTGTCCGCCGTATTTGTGCCGATGGCATTCTTCAGCGGCTCCACAGGGGCGATCTACCGTCAGTTCTCGCTGACGATCGTCTCGGCAATGGCGTTGTCTGTTGTTGTTGCCCTGATCCTGACCCCGGCGCTTTGTGCCACCATGCTGAAGCCGGTTCCAAAGGGGGATCATGGTATTCAGACCGGTTTCTTTGGCTGGTTTAACCACATGTTCGAACGCAACAGCCGTCGTTACCGCAATACGGTAGGCCGGATACTGCAACGCAGCGGACGTATGCTGGTGATTTATGTGGTTCTGTTGCTGGGACTGGTCTGGTTATTCACGCGCATGCCTACCTCCTTCCTGCCGGAAGAAGATCAGGGTATTGCGCTGACCATGGTGCAGCTGCCTACCGGTGCTACTCAGGAACGAACCCTGAAAGTACTGGATAAAGTATCTGATCACTTCACTACTGCTGAGAAAAAGAATGTTGAGTCGGTGTTTACCGTGGCTGGCTTCAGTTTCGCCGGTAGCGGACAGAACATGGGCCTGGCATTCGTTAAGCTGAAAGACTGGAGTGAACGTAAAGCCTCAGACGATGCGGCCAGTGCCATTATCGGCCGGGCAATGGGTGCGTTTTCGCAGATCAAAGATGCGTCGATCTTTGCTTTCAACATGTCGAGTATTCCGGCGTTAGGTAACTCCAGTGGTTTTGACCTGTATCTGCAGGATCGCGGCGGACTGGGTCATGAAAAACTGATCGAGGCACGTAACCAGTTACTGGGCATGGCAGCAAAAGAGCCGTCGCTGACCCGTGTCCGCCCAAATGGCATGGAAGATACACCGCAATACAACATCAATATCGACTATGAAAAAGCGATGGCGCTGGGTCTGACGGTCAGTGATATCAACAGTACGTTATCCACTGCCTGGGGTTCAAACTACGTGAACGACTTCATCGATCGGGGTCGTGTGAAAAAAGTGTATGTGCAGGCTGATGCGCCATTCCGCATGCAACCGGAACATCTGCAATTGTGGTATGTGCGTAATGCTCAGGAACAGATGGTACCCTTTTCAGCCTTTGCTGAAGGTAACTGGAGCTATGGTTCACCACGTCTGGAACGCTATAACGGTTCATCTGCAATAGATATAGTAGGTGAAGCTGCCGAAGGCTATACCACTGGTGAAGCTATGGCGACTATGACCAGATTAATCAGTCAGTTACCGGAAGGTATTGGCTTCGAGTGGACAGGCCTTTCTTATCAGGAACAGGAATCCGGTAGTCAGGCCCCTGCGCTGTATGCCATTTCACTGCTGGTGGTATTCCTGTGTCTGGCCGCGTTATATGAAAGCTGGACCATCCCGTTCTCGGTTATGCTGATTGTGCCATTGGGGGTCGTCGGTGCCCTGGCGGCAGCGACATTGCGCGGCTTATCGAACGATATCTTCTTCCAGGTCGGCTTGTTAACCACTATCGGACTGGCGGCGAAAAACGCCATCCTGATCGTAGAGTTTGCCAAAGAGCTGTTCGACAAAGGCATGGGTATCAAACAGGCCGTTATTGAAGCATCGCGTATGCGTCTGCGCCCGATCCTGATGACCTCGCTGGCCTTTATCCTCGGTGTATTCCCACTGGTGATTAGCTCCGGGGCTGGTGCCAGTGGTCGTCATGCTATCGGTACCGGTGTGACCGGCGGGATGATCGCAGCGACAGTTCTTGCTATCTTTTATGTACCGAGCTTCTTCGTACTGGTTATGAAGTACTTCAGTAAACATCGTCATTCGTTACGCGCACCGACTTCTGCGGAGAAACATCATGATTAA
- a CDS encoding efflux RND transporter periplasmic adaptor subunit gives MHHSCSFRVTILALLTTTLLLTGCNPSAENNQTAMATQAPEVNVIALQPRALTLHTELPGRTSAYRVAEVRPQVGGIVIKRLFREGSDVKAGQTLYQIDPATYEASLASAKASWERAKASEAIARLKAERYRDLSKTNGVSRQENDDAEASWKQAVADVASAKAALDTARINLEYTKVKAPISGRIGKSTVTEGALVTAQQTTALTTVQQLDPLYVDVSQSSNELLKLKKALAEGQLEKAGPQEAKVKLLLEDGSYYTESGKLQFSDVTVDEGTGSVTVRAIFANSELQLLPGMFVRAELTEATLKDALLVPQLAVSHDPRGKATVLVVNAQDQVEQKAFETARSIENNWLVKDGLSAGDRIIVNGAQKVKAGMKVSAKNVDVASLTVASPATKQ, from the coding sequence CTGCATCACTCCTGCTCGTTCCGTGTAACAATTCTTGCACTACTCACCACGACCCTGCTGTTGACTGGTTGCAATCCATCAGCAGAGAATAATCAGACGGCCATGGCAACCCAGGCACCTGAAGTCAATGTTATCGCTCTGCAACCCCGGGCACTGACGCTGCATACCGAGCTCCCCGGCCGGACAAGTGCCTATCGCGTTGCTGAAGTTCGTCCTCAGGTGGGTGGCATCGTGATCAAGCGTTTGTTCCGTGAAGGCAGCGATGTCAAAGCCGGTCAGACCTTATATCAGATCGATCCGGCAACTTATGAAGCCAGTCTGGCCAGTGCGAAAGCATCCTGGGAGCGCGCGAAGGCATCAGAAGCCATTGCTCGCCTGAAAGCTGAACGCTATCGCGATCTGAGCAAAACCAATGGCGTCAGCCGTCAGGAAAATGATGATGCTGAAGCCAGCTGGAAACAGGCTGTCGCGGATGTTGCCTCAGCCAAAGCCGCGCTTGATACCGCCCGAATCAATCTGGAATACACCAAGGTGAAAGCACCGATTTCCGGCCGCATCGGGAAATCAACTGTCACCGAAGGTGCGCTGGTCACCGCCCAGCAAACCACCGCATTAACGACCGTTCAGCAACTGGATCCGCTGTATGTGGATGTCAGTCAGTCCAGCAATGAATTACTGAAACTGAAAAAAGCGCTGGCAGAAGGTCAGCTGGAAAAAGCTGGTCCTCAGGAAGCAAAAGTTAAGTTATTGCTGGAAGACGGTTCTTATTACACCGAAAGTGGCAAATTACAGTTCTCTGACGTCACAGTGGATGAAGGGACTGGCAGTGTCACCGTGCGCGCTATTTTTGCCAACAGCGAGCTACAGTTACTGCCGGGCATGTTTGTCCGCGCTGAACTGACTGAAGCCACACTGAAAGATGCCTTATTGGTACCGCAACTGGCCGTCAGCCATGATCCTCGGGGTAAAGCGACTGTCTTAGTGGTTAATGCGCAGGATCAGGTTGAGCAGAAAGCATTTGAAACCGCCCGCAGTATCGAGAACAACTGGCTGGTTAAAGACGGGCTGAGTGCCGGCGACCGGATCATTGTGAATGGCGCCCAGAAAGTAAAAGCCGGAATGAAAGTCAGCGCTAAAAACGTTGATGTTGCCTCACTGACCGTAGCCAGCCCGGCCACCAAACAGTAA